GGAAGGAAGAATCTAGGTCCCGcactaaaaattatttcttttcaaattgaaaagaaaaggaaaagactatcatatttttaagtaaaaaacacAGATATCCTTATCTATATTACATctcaatttttattaagaaaatttatttatatcattttataccggtatttctttccttcttttcactTCCTAATGGTTCAAATATCGTTGTGTATGGTACTTTTTACTTTCATGCATGTGTATGCTATAAGTTGCCCATGTGATCTTCCTTGCAAATGACAGtagacattttatttttcaattaaaaaaaggaaGTAGTCCATGGTACTAGAGAATTGTGTTCATATTTTTAGAGGAAAATAATGAGATGAAATTATGTTGTTACCCAAATTCAATCACACGTGCGTCTCATAATGTTGGTTATCACCTAATTCAATCACATTACCACTTggacaaaaacaaaatcacattACTATTGGAAATACAGTTGGATGAACAAATAAGTGTGTCTGTGTAATCATGCTATGTGTGTTGATTTGAATAGTTAGATATGCTAATAGaaattataagattgatttgacggtaaaaagaaaaggaaagggaagagattgtgaattcaaatttttctattaacaaaaactaataactCACATTCACAAACCTAGATTTATCTTTTACGtttcttttttcctattttttcatCATGTACATTAAATTGTTGTGTTTCTTTAGGATTATTTTGTCAACTTCAAATTACGCTCTAGATTCATTTAAATCTGTCCCCTAACAACCGAATGGGTTAAGATCTAGTATTAGTATGCTACTAGTATTTGACAACAACCCTTTTACGCAAgactttgaattaaaaaaataaataaaactacgGTGAAAAAATGTGCTGATTAagaatttcaagaattaaaaaatccagttgtaaaaagaaattcaaaaatCCTCGGTAGGAATCAAGTCATTTGTAGGCCATATCCAAGTCCTCAAGAATATAAAGAATTCTTCAAAAGCACATGTTTGATGTTTCATAAGTTGCTTGTTAATTTATCAGCTGGAAATCTTATACACGTGGATCTATTAAGATCTGGATTGAAAAAGCTCGCATAGAACCAGATGTTATGCAATAAATCCTCAACCATGGATGGAGTTACTTTGCTCTTATCAtcttattaacaaaattaaaaagagaaacaatAGCTTGACACACTTTCAAGAACTTCGTGTAATTTACATACAAACTGCCCATTCCAATATTATCTTTCCCATTAGTATTATATTATCAGTTGTCATTTTCAATATAGATATGACAAATAGGTGACAAACCTGTCAACATCTCTCTCTTATAACATTACCAAGGTACAAGCTAGAGGCTGCGAGATTAGAAACTTGTTTACGATCTAACTTTAGCAAGTCGGGCCCTTATTTCTTCCATTTCTTCCTCATCATCAACACCCTCAGCTATAGCCTCTTCCTGCAAATAATAATGCATTCCATAATTGGTGTTAAGTGTGAGGCAAGAAAGAGCCATGTTTATAAGGAAAATGAACAAACTACGCATACCTCTGCGGCTCCAACACTTTGAGCAGGTTGCTTCACCCTTTCTTTCCTCGCAGCTTCAGGAAGTTGTGCGGCTGTCTCACCAGCTATTGCGGTCAAGACTTTATCGACTTCTTCTTCTATCTCATCTTCTATGTCCTCGGAATCTAGTGCTGTGTCAACAGCATCATTTACTATCTCCTCAATAACTCCTGCCTGAAAGAGACAGCATTCCTCATAACTACCAATGAAACTATCTTCTCTAACCACAGAGAGGGGAGACAAGATTGAAAAAGTGGTATTCTTATGCTTCATTAAAAGGATTGCAGGCATACCTTTGTCATTTCTTTGCTGAACTCTTGCATTGTCACAGCCATTTCAGGAGCCTTTATGAGGTTATTGACAAGCTTCATAACCTCAGCACTCTTTGATAGATGCCCCACCGTGCGAGCAATAGCTGCAAAAATAGCCAAAGTCATTAATTTTCAAAGAACGAAATTCTAATAACACAAATCTGACTTGATAACTAATTTAGCAAAAGAGTTCACAACTAAGACAACTAGTTAATCTAAATATTGTATTTAACTATTTGTAATAAACAGAACAGGTACAGCGAGAATATCACATATATGTAAATGTTGCACACCAGATTGACATCCCAGTAATTCTATCCTCTTTAACCAAAAAACTAAAGACAGAAGCATCCGATAGCCAAGTGTTCATTTTCCTCAACCAAAATATCGATCATCAACAAATTCAATTATGTTGACAAACTTACCCACATCATTCAGTTAGTAAGAGGGACTAAAGAAAACTAAAGTTCTTTGGTTAAGGAATAATTATCTAAAACCTGGTATCAAGTACAGGTAACTAACTTAGAGAGTCCTTATTTGTTACAAGGCAAAATTATCTTAAGGCATGGAAAAACCTACCAACACTCTCTCCAAGGTGCATTgatattgaattcatttgtgCTTTATTTTCATAAAGACGGTTCACCGTTTTCCTAGATCTCACAAGTTCCTTAGCAAGTGCCTACAAATTGCACAATATCACATTAAGAAGAAATGTTTCTCAAAATACTGACCTTATGCTTTTAACCTTGAAATCTCAACAGATAAAACAAATCACCGCCTAAAAGGTCATACactagcacaaaccaaaaacagtCTCATTTTTAGTTTACTGAATGTTGTGACTAGTCCTAACAAGTCCTACTTACAGCAAAATGTCCCATAAAAAGGCAAATAATATCTTACAAACCTAGATGCAAGAAACGAGATGAAAACGTATTTCATACACATGAAGACACCATTAAATCTTCTTCCTGACATTTTAGGACCAACTCTGCTCACAACTAAAGTATTCCAACTAACACATTTTAAATGGTGATCACCTAGACACACATTTCTCAATCATGAcactacccaaaaaaaaaaaaaaatagcactgGCACTAACAATAGTAAATCAATagcaaataaacaaattaaaagtcacaaacaaaaaagaaaaaggaaaaaagctaAAAAGCAAACCTTTGCAGAGCCCATGTCATTCCTCTTTGCTGCTTCTCTAATCGCCTTCtgcacatttttttcttctctctgtaTATCTAACAGAAACACATAAACACAAAATCAAGCATAACCAAAACTAAACACAAAAAAGGGGAATTAATTAGGGTTTTGAGAGAGAGGAGTACCGCGAATTTGGCGCTCAATGTTGCGACACCCTTGGCGAAGCCTGCGCTGCCAATCCCTCAATAGTTGCTGCGGATTTGGCTTCGGCTTCAGAATGTTCTTCACCTTCTCCATTTCCGATTGATCCCAAAACCGAAAATTGATTTTTCGAGGGATCGGAAAGAATGAACGTCGCCCACAAAAACAATTGCTTCAAAATTTGATCTTTTCAGCAAAATCTATGAAAATTGGATCCTACTGAAGAATTCGGTTCATGAACTGATCAAAGACGATTATTCGATTCTGGGTAACACACTAACACGCATTCACGCGTAttccaaaaaaatatgttattgttagttagatttattttttaaaaaaaaagaaaaggaaaaggtttTAACACAATATggttaatctttttatttaattttgaagcaaGCAagacttcttttatattttgtttagataagaagtaaaataaagaggagaaagataaaaaaaaaaaaaaactagaatggaaaatatgttttttagaatttgaatggatagaaataagaaataaaataaattttatttatttttttgagtgaGTGGAAAAGAgtgtgtaaataaataaataatatatttttatattaactttaaaaaattactctgtttttataatgtattttttattaaaaaatatattcttcaatttattttttatttttgataattaaaaatgaaaaaaaaagagaaaaatcatttcCCTCTCATGTTATAGCAATTTGAGAGAAAAGTATTTTCTTCAATGAATCTCATGACAATAATTTAtctttctcctcttttttttcctcctaaacaaatgataaataatatgcATTTAcgttatttttaactttttttaatgtaaggataaaaaaacaataatgtacATTTTTGTTAAATCAACTGAATCAAATTTCTTTAGTACCTTATATTTAACTGTTTCTCTAAATACATACTTAATCGTTATTATAGTGtactaaaaatactttttttacaaATAGATGCCAATAgcctttattaaatttaatttaaaatattggtgTTGTATTCTACATTATTgtatatgattttataattaaaatatgatttttatattgataatttgtgtaataaaaattgatattaaaaaaatcagtaCTAATAATTGACGTTAAATTCCAGAGTAGAGAATTAAAACTGAACATATTATAAAATGATGTCTAATTTTGtccttaaatttatataattttatataaattttaattaaaggaaACATGTTTTAGTCAAAGATATTTTTAAGTAtacaccaaaaatatattttttatgttttcactTTGATGGAAAGGATTTAAATAATAACTTAGGGTGCCAATAGTAATGGCTTTCGGGACTAAGTAAGGAGGTAGTAAGTGAACATGAGTGGGCCGAGCCCTTTTCTACCCATACTTTACGTTCTCAAATCCACCTTCATTTCAAGCATGGATGAAAAATTTGATACCTAGTTTCAACTTTGCTTTTTTTCTTGTATAATCACAAACTTTTTTccttcaaacaaacaaatcaggTCTAACCGAAACAAgatttctttattaaaaatgagatatatttaaaaatataaaaataagatttcctTATCATCATCTAACTAAACAAATAAGAACTAAGAATCGGtctaattacaataaaaaaaaaagatcggtctaaatcaaattataatttagaatcaataaattaaaaaatgataagaatttgatagaattttttttatcctcaaaACTAAATTAATCCGATCCCAAATGTCCCTAGCGCGCTGAAGAGTATCTACATCTTCAAATTGCCAACATGATTTATATATCGAGAAAACTCATCCTCCTTCTTACCCCTAAAAATTTGATCAAAtcgtatttattttaatgaaattgagACAAACTAAGATATATACctaattgatatatattttttcatgcaTAGAGCCAATTTGTTAGACTCAACTATTTTTACACTCTTGCTAGGTTAGGTTAGTTGTAAGTGTCATGAAAGACACTTTACTTGTCTGATGTAGGAATAGATTTAGTGTATTGTTGTACGTActaaaattcatataaattttatgcTCTTTTATTGCTCCGTTGTAGTTTAGGCTTAGTGTAGTCTTAATGGTGTCAATTCTTCCAAATTTTGTTGTTTGAGCCCTACTTTGTATAGCATCGACAATGCCAAAAATCAGCATTATTAAAGCAAACGCATCATGAAGGAGTTGTAAATAGTGTGTTCGCTCAAATGTGGGTAGTAgacttgaatttatttatttatttgataagttGGGTATTGTAAATCTTCAGACATCAGCTTAattaaggggggggggggggggggggattgttgacaaaaagaaaaacttaaggGGGAGTGAAGGATTCTATCTAGAGTTGTTGGTTTAGATAAGAATATGCTGTGTTGTAGGAAGGATaagatatcaaatttaaatgtcgaatgtattattttattgcaTTTTGATAGGCTTAGGACAAATAACATTGGTTGTTatctatgtatatatatacacatggaTTGTATTATGAAAGCATAATATTTTACTCAACTAAAGATGGGGATTTTTTTTCCAGTAAGGGAAATCGGGTTAGTAACTCCAACATCGTATCTTAAGTTATTTTTACACTTAAGTAATGGTACTAACTCAAACATTTGCATATGCAATTAAGTTCATGACCACGTAGTACCTTAGATGagaaatgtataatttttatcatttggtTGTAGTCATTAAGTCATTTACTCATTGATTATTTGATCTGCAGATATATGAGTTTGTGTGTACCAAACACGTCGGTTAATTAATGATCACGAACATTTTGAAGTGAAGGACTTAAATTCTCAAGCATTGATTCCACTAATCCATTGTGTACGTTCTTGTCCTTTGCGTGTAATCAAACTCTAAAGCTTTCAGAGATTCTTGTTGCATCAgcagaataataaataaataaataaagggggggggggggggggggaccttaccactataataataaaaatgaaaagaaaaaaaatctccaCTCATTTATTATGAGTGCCTAATGAAAACAGGACAAAACTCTTCCAATTCAAAATGAGATTTGGATGAGAAAGGGATATAATTAACAAAACCTCATATAAGCCAAAGGGTAGCTAGTCTTGCATTGGGTGCAATGGC
Above is a window of Glycine soja cultivar W05 chromosome 12, ASM419377v2, whole genome shotgun sequence DNA encoding:
- the LOC114378441 gene encoding vacuolar protein sorting-associated protein 24 homolog 1-like, producing the protein MEKVKNILKPKPNPQQLLRDWQRRLRQGCRNIERQIRDIQREEKNVQKAIREAAKRNDMGSAKALAKELVRSRKTVNRLYENKAQMNSISMHLGESVAIARTVGHLSKSAEVMKLVNNLIKAPEMAVTMQEFSKEMTKAGVIEEIVNDAVDTALDSEDIEDEIEEEVDKVLTAIAGETAAQLPEAARKERVKQPAQSVGAAEEEAIAEGVDDEEEMEEIRARLAKVRS